The Longimicrobium sp. genome contains a region encoding:
- a CDS encoding response regulator, whose protein sequence is MPKRILIVDDEDDIREVAQMTLEMMAGWEVRAAASGESALSMAAADPPDAILLDVMMPGMDGPATLARLLANPVTSAVPVVFLTAKAQAAEQRRLAEMGAAGVLAKPFDPARLAEQVSRVLGWPS, encoded by the coding sequence GTGCCGAAACGCATCCTGATCGTGGATGACGAGGACGACATCCGTGAGGTGGCGCAGATGACGCTGGAGATGATGGCCGGGTGGGAGGTGCGCGCCGCGGCCTCGGGCGAAAGTGCCCTCTCCATGGCCGCCGCCGATCCCCCGGACGCCATCCTGCTGGACGTGATGATGCCGGGGATGGATGGCCCGGCCACCCTCGCGCGGCTGCTGGCCAACCCGGTGACCTCCGCCGTGCCCGTCGTCTTTCTGACGGCCAAGGCGCAGGCCGCGGAGCAGCGGCGGCTGGCGGAGATGGGGGCGGCCGGCGTGCTCGCCAAGCCCTTCGATCCGGCGCGGCTGGCGGAGCAGGTGTCGCGGGTGCTGGGGTGGCCGTCCTGA
- a CDS encoding response regulator translates to MAVLKGGEGGVPDLLIGGFPEAVVAALVRAFPAARLRRVDSGREVLDELERGRWALLLLDHSLAGPPAMEVLRHARLRGAPLPPVLYALGREAGGGVAHQLVDELGVHRLLYHPLDAREVAREVTSLLDMPAREPVPAPAATREELGSALAAIWERFRGTTLARVEVVEAAVVAVLEGELTPEARREAEREAHKLAGGVGTFGFAEASRAARAVELMMEGARPLEPADALRLSELVLTLRRELERPPATPAAPAPDAGRATLLVVTDDAELGERVAMEAEGRQIAAWRLADATGVRRALAERSPDAVVADLSLGMAGEAGLRLLDELAADGADRPVVVIAARDGFAERIGAARRGARAFLSRPVPPRAVVDAVAAALRLTDVAGSRVLAVDDDPQILASLRTLLEARGLTVTTLADPLRFWETLERARPDLLMVDEDMPHVSGVELCRVVRADPRWRALPVLFLTARTDYASVKRIFDARADDYASKPFAGPEIVARVESRLERVRLERTLADGSVGSGTGRRLAEECERVLAIAGRTRAPAAFAVLRVDSAEVLRARIGTALWEPVVRRVAALLRDAAQPGDVVVQSGPEELTAALYGADRDAAVQLLEGVVRRVADEEVPAPGGAIRVSLSGGVAEYPADGRTPADLRAAADDALLHAQEQGGGRVLPAGWSADAPRAEVVDVAVVDDDPALAELLRQALETRGHTTRRITDGDEALELLGGRNPALRARVVLLDVDLPGRDGFTVLRALAADGVAARTHIIMLTVRAGELEVVKALELGAADHVAKPFSIQVLMRRVQRALGTE, encoded by the coding sequence GTGGCCGTCCTGAAGGGTGGCGAGGGCGGCGTGCCCGATTTGCTGATCGGCGGCTTTCCCGAGGCCGTGGTGGCGGCGCTCGTCCGCGCCTTTCCCGCCGCGCGCCTGCGCCGCGTGGATTCGGGTCGCGAGGTGCTGGACGAGTTGGAGCGCGGCCGGTGGGCGCTCCTCCTGCTGGACCATTCGCTCGCCGGGCCCCCCGCAATGGAGGTGCTGCGCCACGCCCGGCTGCGCGGCGCCCCCCTCCCCCCCGTGCTGTACGCGCTGGGACGCGAGGCGGGCGGGGGAGTGGCGCACCAGCTGGTGGACGAGCTGGGGGTGCACCGGCTGCTCTACCACCCGCTGGACGCGCGGGAGGTGGCGCGCGAGGTCACCTCGCTGCTGGACATGCCCGCGCGCGAGCCCGTACCCGCCCCCGCCGCCACGCGCGAGGAGCTGGGCTCCGCCCTGGCCGCCATCTGGGAGCGCTTCCGAGGGACGACGCTGGCGCGCGTGGAGGTGGTGGAGGCGGCGGTCGTGGCGGTGCTGGAGGGGGAGCTGACCCCCGAGGCGCGCCGGGAGGCGGAGCGGGAGGCGCACAAGCTGGCCGGCGGGGTGGGGACGTTCGGCTTCGCGGAGGCGTCGCGCGCGGCCAGGGCGGTGGAGCTGATGATGGAGGGGGCGCGCCCGCTGGAGCCCGCGGACGCGTTGCGGCTGAGCGAGCTCGTCCTCACCCTGCGCCGCGAGCTGGAGCGTCCCCCCGCCACCCCCGCCGCGCCCGCTCCGGATGCGGGGCGCGCCACGCTGCTGGTGGTGACCGACGACGCGGAGCTGGGCGAGCGCGTCGCCATGGAGGCGGAGGGGCGGCAGATCGCGGCGTGGCGGCTGGCCGACGCCACCGGGGTGCGCCGCGCGCTGGCCGAGCGCTCCCCGGACGCGGTGGTGGCGGACCTCTCGCTCGGGATGGCCGGCGAGGCGGGGCTCCGGCTGCTGGACGAGCTGGCGGCGGACGGCGCGGACCGGCCCGTGGTGGTGATCGCCGCGCGCGACGGGTTCGCGGAGCGCATCGGCGCCGCGCGGCGCGGGGCGCGCGCCTTCCTCTCCCGCCCCGTGCCTCCCCGCGCGGTGGTGGACGCGGTGGCCGCCGCCCTGCGCCTGACCGACGTGGCGGGGAGCCGCGTGCTGGCGGTGGACGACGACCCGCAGATCCTCGCCTCGCTGCGCACGCTGCTGGAGGCGCGCGGGCTCACCGTCACCACGCTGGCCGATCCGCTCCGCTTCTGGGAGACGCTGGAGCGCGCGCGCCCCGACCTGCTGATGGTGGACGAGGACATGCCGCACGTGAGCGGCGTTGAGCTGTGCCGCGTGGTGCGCGCGGACCCGCGGTGGCGCGCCCTCCCCGTCCTCTTTCTCACCGCCCGCACCGACTACGCCTCGGTCAAGCGCATCTTCGACGCGCGCGCGGACGACTACGCCAGCAAGCCCTTCGCCGGCCCCGAGATCGTGGCGCGCGTGGAGAGCCGGCTGGAGCGAGTGCGGCTGGAGCGCACGCTGGCCGACGGCTCCGTGGGGAGCGGCACGGGGCGGCGGCTGGCGGAGGAGTGCGAGCGCGTGCTGGCCATCGCGGGGCGCACCCGCGCCCCCGCCGCCTTCGCCGTGCTGCGGGTGGACAGCGCGGAGGTGCTGCGCGCGCGGATCGGCACCGCGCTCTGGGAGCCGGTGGTGCGCCGGGTGGCGGCGCTGCTGCGCGATGCGGCCCAGCCGGGCGACGTGGTGGTGCAGTCGGGCCCCGAGGAGCTCACCGCCGCCCTCTACGGCGCCGACCGCGACGCCGCCGTGCAGCTGCTGGAGGGGGTGGTGCGGCGCGTGGCGGACGAGGAGGTTCCCGCGCCCGGGGGGGCGATCCGCGTCTCCCTCTCGGGCGGAGTGGCGGAGTACCCGGCGGACGGGCGCACCCCGGCCGACCTGCGCGCGGCCGCCGACGATGCGCTCCTCCACGCGCAGGAGCAGGGCGGGGGACGGGTGCTCCCCGCCGGGTGGAGCGCCGACGCGCCCCGTGCCGAGGTGGTGGACGTGGCGGTGGTGGACGACGACCCCGCCCTGGCCGAGCTGCTGCGCCAGGCGCTGGAGACGCGCGGCCACACCACGCGCCGCATCACCGACGGCGACGAGGCGCTGGAGCTGCTGGGCGGCCGCAACCCGGCCCTCCGCGCCCGCGTCGTCCTGCTGGACGTGGACCTCCCCGGCCGCGACGGCTTCACCGTGCTGCGCGCGCTGGCCGCGGACGGCGTGGCCGCGCGCACGCACATCATCATGCTCACCGTGCGCGCCGGCGAGCTGGAGGTGGTGAAGGCGCTGGAGCTGGGCGCCGCCGACCACGTCGCCAAGCCGTTCAGCATCCAGGTGCTGATGCGGCGCGTGCAGCGCGCGCTGGGGACGGAATAG
- a CDS encoding HEAT repeat domain-containing protein has translation MDDLQLLRVALRVLAALFVAALAFIAAHGVWLLLRRRWRAARLAEGRAVMAGVATAPALEPQAVRRLRALPPNIQSQLLVELTRNLGGSVRERVGVLARELGLLDHARRLSRSRFWWRRLRGLRLLTAFGGDEAEAVLPHFHDSHPAVRAQAAEWAGDHPSPAAVRALLEMLADPATLCRFAVQDSILRVGLAAAEPLAEHLARSSGCAAAPALEVAAALAQPEFAEPALRLCGDPDPEVRAQAAAVVGAVQAPECAVVLAGLLADPDARVRATAAAALGRIGHWPAAPAVAKLLRDPAFPVRRAAGLALRGLGSPGMLLLGRYRADTDPFAADMARQVLDLPDTAPGAA, from the coding sequence ATGGACGACCTGCAGCTGCTGCGCGTGGCGCTGCGGGTGCTGGCGGCGCTCTTCGTGGCCGCGCTGGCGTTCATCGCCGCGCACGGGGTGTGGCTCCTGCTGCGCCGCCGCTGGCGCGCCGCGCGCCTGGCCGAGGGGCGGGCCGTGATGGCGGGCGTGGCCACCGCGCCCGCGCTGGAGCCGCAGGCGGTGCGCCGGCTGCGCGCCCTGCCCCCCAACATCCAGAGCCAGCTGCTGGTGGAGCTCACCCGCAACCTGGGCGGCTCCGTGCGCGAGCGCGTGGGCGTGCTGGCGCGGGAGCTGGGGCTGCTGGACCACGCGCGCCGGCTGAGCCGCAGCCGGTTCTGGTGGCGGCGGCTGCGCGGCCTGCGCCTCCTTACCGCGTTTGGCGGCGACGAGGCGGAGGCGGTGCTCCCCCACTTCCACGACTCGCACCCGGCGGTCCGCGCGCAGGCGGCCGAGTGGGCGGGGGACCACCCCTCGCCCGCCGCCGTCCGCGCGCTCCTGGAGATGCTGGCCGACCCCGCCACCCTCTGCCGCTTCGCCGTGCAGGACTCCATCCTGCGCGTGGGGCTGGCCGCCGCGGAGCCGCTGGCGGAGCACCTGGCGCGCTCCTCGGGTTGCGCCGCGGCCCCCGCGCTGGAGGTGGCGGCCGCGCTGGCGCAGCCCGAGTTCGCGGAGCCCGCGCTGCGCCTCTGCGGCGACCCCGACCCCGAGGTGCGCGCGCAGGCCGCCGCGGTGGTGGGCGCGGTGCAGGCGCCGGAATGCGCCGTCGTGCTGGCCGGGCTCCTGGCCGATCCCGACGCCCGGGTACGCGCGACGGCGGCGGCTGCGCTGGGGCGAATCGGCCACTGGCCCGCCGCCCCCGCCGTGGCGAAGCTGCTGCGCGACCCCGCCTTCCCCGTGCGGCGCGCGGCGGGGCTGGCGTTGCGCGGGCTGGGGAGCCCTGGCATGCTCCTCCTCGGCCGCTACCGCGCGGACACAGACCCCTTCGCGGCCGACATGGCGCGCCAGGTGCTGGACCTTCCCGACACCGCCCCCGGGGCCGCGTGA
- a CDS encoding glycosyltransferase: MNADIAGVAEIVLVRLEWAVLVYFLAVNATYLVLLASAALEMREHVLLSRGESLWRVLGSSLTPTISMLAPAYNEEATIAESLRSLLSLSYPSLEVVVVNDGSSDATMEVLREHFDLVPIHPVYERVIPCKAVKGLYRSRSRPNLVVVDKENGGKADALNAGVNISTGTLVCAIDADTLIEPDSLQRMVRPFLTETDVVAAGGTIRIVNNSTVRAGRVVRTRAPRRAVPGFQVVEYLRAFLFGRLGWNRMGGNLIISGAFGLFRRDAVVSSGGYVHDTVGEDMELVLRLRRLGYEQGGPSKVAFIPDPVAWTEAPETLRVLGRQRDRWHRGLSDVLWRHRRVLFNPRYGRMGMIVYPYFFFVELLAPVVEAIGIIGVAAGLLTGAINVPFATLFFLVAYGLGALLTVATLVLEEVSFHRYDRFMDRFLLVVWALLENVGYRQLTVVWRLRGMVKYLRGRRDWGAMERRGFDAQTQTRTGS; this comes from the coding sequence GTGAACGCCGACATCGCGGGCGTGGCGGAGATCGTGCTCGTCCGGCTGGAGTGGGCGGTGCTGGTGTACTTCCTGGCCGTCAACGCCACCTACCTCGTCCTGCTGGCGAGCGCCGCGCTGGAGATGCGCGAGCACGTCCTCCTCTCGCGCGGGGAGAGCCTCTGGCGCGTGCTGGGCTCCTCGCTCACACCCACCATCAGCATGCTGGCCCCCGCGTACAACGAGGAGGCCACCATCGCGGAGAGCCTGCGTTCGCTCCTTTCGCTGAGCTACCCCTCGCTGGAAGTGGTGGTGGTCAACGACGGCTCCAGCGACGCGACGATGGAGGTGCTGCGGGAGCACTTCGACCTCGTCCCCATCCACCCGGTGTACGAGCGGGTGATCCCCTGCAAGGCCGTGAAGGGTCTGTACCGGTCGCGCAGCCGGCCCAACCTGGTGGTGGTGGACAAGGAGAACGGGGGCAAGGCCGACGCCCTCAACGCCGGCGTCAACATCTCCACCGGCACGCTGGTGTGCGCCATCGACGCGGACACGCTGATCGAGCCCGACTCGCTGCAGCGCATGGTGCGCCCCTTCCTGACGGAGACGGACGTGGTGGCGGCGGGGGGCACCATCCGCATCGTCAACAACTCGACGGTGCGCGCGGGGCGCGTGGTGCGCACGCGAGCGCCGCGCAGGGCGGTGCCGGGGTTCCAGGTGGTGGAGTACCTGCGCGCTTTCCTCTTTGGGCGGCTGGGATGGAACCGGATGGGCGGCAACCTTATCATCTCCGGCGCCTTTGGCCTCTTCCGGCGCGACGCGGTGGTCTCCTCCGGCGGCTACGTGCACGACACGGTGGGCGAAGACATGGAGCTGGTGCTGCGGCTGCGGCGCCTGGGGTACGAACAGGGCGGGCCCAGCAAGGTGGCGTTCATCCCGGACCCGGTAGCGTGGACGGAGGCGCCCGAGACGCTGCGGGTGCTGGGCCGCCAGCGCGACCGCTGGCACCGCGGCCTGTCCGACGTGCTCTGGCGGCACCGGCGCGTCCTCTTCAACCCGCGCTACGGACGGATGGGGATGATCGTCTACCCGTACTTCTTCTTCGTGGAGCTGCTGGCGCCGGTGGTGGAGGCGATCGGAATCATCGGGGTGGCGGCGGGGCTGCTGACCGGCGCGATCAACGTACCCTTTGCCACCCTCTTCTTCCTGGTGGCGTACGGGCTAGGCGCGCTCCTCACCGTGGCCACGCTGGTGCTGGAGGAGGTGAGCTTCCACCGCTACGACCGCTTCATGGACCGCTTTCTGCTCGTGGTGTGGGCGCTGCTGGAGAACGTGGGCTACCGCCAGCTCACGGTGGTGTGGCGGCTGAGGGGGATGGTGAAGTACCTGCGGGGCCGGCGCGATTGGGGCGCCATGGAGAGGCGCGGGTTCGACGCGCAGACGCAAACGCGCACGGGGAGCTGA
- a CDS encoding YaiO family outer membrane beta-barrel protein: MRGWTTSLAALALLLPATASAQEAGCEPGPGCAIPRPAEEGAPVNRASLEYGITYFGGGSEPEPWHTATAELSRKTRAVTLVARATVAERFGERGEQFEVDAYPRISPRFYGYLNAGWSPSNIFPELRLGAELYANAGGGIELSAGARRLEFAEQSVTILTGSVGRYAGNYYFSARPYVTPRDDGTSYSGTLLARRYFSSADSYATLTVGAGTAPNESTQEFELDRVSSRRVAAYGKTPVGRGLGVRWSAGYEYEELTRTLDRDRLTGGLGLELRF; this comes from the coding sequence ATGAGGGGATGGACCACAAGCCTCGCGGCGCTGGCGCTGCTCCTGCCGGCAACCGCGAGCGCGCAGGAGGCGGGGTGTGAGCCGGGCCCCGGATGTGCCATTCCGCGGCCCGCGGAGGAGGGCGCCCCGGTGAACCGTGCGTCGCTGGAGTACGGAATCACCTACTTCGGCGGCGGCTCGGAGCCGGAGCCGTGGCACACCGCCACCGCCGAGCTGTCGCGCAAGACGCGCGCGGTGACGCTCGTGGCCCGCGCCACCGTCGCCGAGCGCTTCGGGGAGCGGGGTGAACAGTTCGAGGTGGACGCCTACCCTCGCATCTCCCCGCGCTTCTACGGCTACCTGAACGCCGGCTGGTCGCCCTCGAACATCTTTCCCGAGCTGCGGTTGGGCGCGGAGCTGTACGCCAACGCCGGGGGCGGCATCGAGCTCTCGGCTGGCGCGCGGCGGCTGGAGTTCGCGGAGCAGTCGGTTACGATCCTGACGGGCTCGGTGGGGCGCTACGCGGGCAACTATTACTTCTCGGCGCGCCCCTACGTCACCCCGCGCGACGACGGGACCTCGTACTCCGGCACGCTGCTGGCGCGCCGCTACTTCAGCAGCGCGGACTCGTACGCCACGCTCACGGTGGGCGCCGGCACCGCTCCCAACGAGAGCACGCAGGAGTTCGAGCTGGACCGCGTGAGTTCCCGGCGGGTGGCGGCGTACGGCAAGACGCCGGTAGGGCGCGGGCTGGGGGTGCGCTGGTCTGCCGGCTACGAATACGAGGAGCTGACGCGCACGCTGGATCGCGACCGGCTAACCGGGGGCCTGGGTCTGGAGCTGCGCTTCTGA
- a CDS encoding glycoside hydrolase family 16 protein encodes MRTCGLAALLLALALPVAHDRAAAAQSTARITAFDPPAGAHFTGDEATARVHVRNDGPRAGTFWIGYSVQDPVGRWHDVVSRAVALAAGEESAPVARVWRVPADAATGPHRVVAAVWSSPPERPGAVRLATADRHAAFTVFRRHDDFAALDTAQWRRGRHALGRGHVVPSNVTVGGGRLRLSVSSEGHRGAELRTRTRHLHGSYAVRMRSAPVPGTVTALFLYQDVAGGNDEIDIEIVNGPPARVILATWVAGEITNRAEFPLPFDPAAGFHEYRIDFHPNRVAFLSTAPRSSAGPAPSPRTRCA; translated from the coding sequence ATGAGGACGTGCGGGCTCGCCGCGCTCCTCCTCGCACTCGCGCTCCCCGTGGCCCACGACCGCGCCGCCGCCGCGCAATCCACCGCCCGCATCACCGCCTTCGATCCGCCCGCAGGCGCCCACTTCACCGGCGACGAGGCCACGGCCCGCGTTCACGTGCGCAACGACGGCCCCCGCGCCGGCACCTTCTGGATCGGCTACAGCGTCCAGGACCCCGTCGGCCGCTGGCACGACGTCGTCAGCCGCGCGGTCGCGCTGGCGGCGGGTGAGGAGTCCGCCCCCGTAGCGCGCGTCTGGCGTGTGCCCGCCGACGCAGCCACCGGTCCACACCGAGTCGTCGCGGCCGTCTGGAGCTCGCCCCCCGAGCGGCCCGGCGCCGTTCGCCTCGCCACGGCGGACCGCCACGCGGCCTTTACCGTCTTCCGCCGCCACGACGACTTCGCCGCCCTGGACACGGCGCAGTGGAGGCGCGGCAGGCACGCCCTCGGCCGCGGCCACGTTGTCCCGAGCAACGTCACAGTCGGTGGAGGCCGCCTGCGCCTCTCCGTCTCATCGGAGGGGCATCGTGGCGCGGAGCTTCGCACGCGCACGAGACACCTGCACGGGAGCTACGCGGTGCGCATGCGCAGCGCGCCCGTCCCTGGCACCGTCACCGCGCTCTTCCTCTACCAGGACGTCGCGGGAGGCAACGACGAGATCGACATCGAAATCGTGAACGGCCCCCCCGCGCGCGTCATCCTGGCGACCTGGGTGGCGGGCGAGATCACGAACCGCGCCGAGTTCCCGCTCCCGTTCGATCCCGCCGCGGGGTTCCACGAGTACCGCATCGACTTCCACCCCAACCGCGTCGCCTTCCTGTCGACGGCGCCGAGGTCCAGCGCTGGACCCGCGCCCTCCCCACGCACCCGATGCGCCTGA
- the tssH gene encoding type VI secretion system ATPase TssH, with the protein MKSLVDKLNPLCRSALERAAELCVQQTNFNVEVEHLFAAILGLPDSDVHRALGEHGVDPATVLAELNSAVERLRRGNARTPALAPQVPHLLERAWLTASLTLGEPLTRSGALLCALLDDDGLRGVALESVPSLATIPREGLAAGIEGVLRGGPESNGAAPAPGTTRTGPDPATPALDRFTVDLTADARAGRIDPIRGRDAEIRQVIDVLLRRRQNNPILTGEAGVGKTAVVEGFALRIAEGAVPPALRNAAVRSLDLGLLQAGAGVKGEFEHRVKTVLDEVKASPQPIVLFIDEAHTLIGAGGAEGQGDAANLLKPALARGELRTIAATTWGEYKRYVEKDPALARRFQVVKVDEPDLDTAAEMLRGIAPGLERHHGVRIMDEAIRDAVNLSHRYMPGRRLPDKAISVLDTACARVAIGQNGTPPALEAAERRISRLQLELGVLRRETAGGADHAEREAELEEALERADDERRELDERWRAEGDKVREAVELRARAEGGDDVPAAERTRARLELRALEADLEAMQGTEPLVPACVTGRVAASVISGWTGIPVGKIVKDEIRAILNLRGTLADRVVGQPRALEAITRRIRTYRASLDDPGKPVGTFLLVGPSGVGKTETALAVADSLYGERNLVVVNMSEYQEAHSVSGLKGSPPGYVGYGTGGVLTEAVRRRPYSVVLLDEVEKAHPDVMELFYQVFDKGTLEDGEGTPVDFRNTIIFLTSNVGSEAVAEACAREERPDADELAELLRPNLLRRFRPAFLGRLTVVPFFPLGDAEIREVAELKLAEVQRRFWEAHRAELTYDEEVVAAIAGRCTEVDSGARNVDHILTQSVLPELSVVVLERMAEGAAVEAVHLSLDDAGRFVFRPLTALVPA; encoded by the coding sequence TTGAAGTCTCTCGTAGACAAGCTGAACCCCCTCTGCCGCTCCGCCCTGGAGCGCGCGGCGGAGCTGTGCGTTCAGCAGACGAACTTCAACGTCGAGGTGGAGCACCTCTTCGCCGCCATCCTGGGCCTCCCCGATTCGGACGTGCACCGGGCGCTGGGGGAGCACGGCGTGGACCCGGCGACGGTGCTGGCGGAGCTGAACTCGGCGGTGGAGCGGCTGCGGCGCGGAAACGCGCGCACCCCGGCGCTCGCGCCCCAGGTGCCGCACCTGCTGGAGCGCGCCTGGCTCACCGCCTCGCTCACCCTCGGCGAGCCGCTTACGCGCTCCGGGGCGCTCCTCTGCGCCCTACTCGATGACGATGGTCTCCGCGGTGTCGCACTCGAATCGGTCCCCTCGCTCGCGACGATCCCGCGCGAGGGGCTGGCGGCGGGCATCGAGGGAGTTCTGCGCGGCGGGCCGGAGTCCAACGGAGCCGCGCCCGCACCGGGCACCACGCGCACCGGTCCGGACCCGGCGACCCCCGCCCTCGACCGCTTCACCGTGGACCTGACGGCGGACGCTCGCGCGGGGCGCATCGACCCCATCCGCGGGCGCGACGCGGAGATCCGACAGGTGATCGACGTCCTCCTGCGGCGGCGGCAGAACAATCCGATCCTCACCGGCGAAGCCGGGGTGGGAAAGACGGCCGTGGTGGAGGGGTTCGCGCTGCGCATCGCTGAAGGCGCCGTGCCGCCCGCGCTGCGCAACGCCGCCGTGCGCTCTCTGGACCTGGGGCTCCTGCAGGCAGGCGCCGGGGTCAAGGGCGAGTTCGAGCACCGCGTCAAGACGGTGCTGGACGAGGTCAAGGCGTCGCCGCAGCCCATCGTCCTCTTCATCGACGAGGCGCACACCCTCATCGGCGCGGGCGGGGCGGAGGGGCAGGGCGACGCCGCCAACCTCCTGAAGCCCGCCCTGGCGCGCGGCGAGCTGAGGACGATCGCGGCCACCACCTGGGGCGAGTACAAGCGCTACGTCGAAAAGGATCCGGCGCTCGCACGGCGCTTCCAGGTGGTCAAAGTGGACGAGCCGGACCTGGACACCGCGGCGGAGATGCTGCGCGGGATCGCGCCGGGGCTGGAGCGGCACCACGGCGTGCGCATCATGGACGAGGCCATTCGCGACGCCGTCAACCTGTCGCACCGCTACATGCCGGGGCGGCGGCTGCCGGACAAGGCGATCTCCGTGCTGGACACGGCGTGCGCGCGGGTCGCCATCGGCCAGAACGGCACGCCGCCCGCCCTGGAAGCCGCCGAGCGCCGCATCAGCCGCCTGCAGCTGGAGCTGGGCGTGCTGCGCAGGGAAACCGCCGGCGGCGCCGACCACGCGGAGCGCGAGGCGGAGCTGGAAGAGGCGCTGGAGCGGGCCGACGACGAGCGCCGCGAGCTGGACGAGCGCTGGCGCGCCGAGGGCGACAAGGTGCGCGAGGCCGTGGAGCTGCGCGCCCGCGCCGAGGGGGGCGACGACGTCCCCGCCGCCGAGCGGACCCGCGCGCGGCTGGAGCTGCGCGCGCTGGAGGCGGATCTGGAGGCGATGCAGGGCACCGAGCCGCTCGTCCCCGCCTGCGTCACCGGGCGGGTGGCGGCGTCGGTGATCAGCGGGTGGACGGGGATCCCGGTGGGGAAGATCGTCAAGGACGAGATCCGCGCCATCCTCAACCTGCGCGGCACGCTGGCGGATCGGGTGGTGGGACAGCCGCGGGCGCTGGAGGCCATCACCCGCCGCATCCGCACCTACCGCGCGTCGCTGGACGATCCGGGGAAGCCGGTCGGCACCTTTCTGCTCGTGGGCCCCAGCGGGGTGGGGAAGACGGAGACGGCGCTGGCGGTGGCGGACTCGCTGTACGGCGAGCGCAACCTGGTGGTCGTCAACATGAGCGAGTACCAGGAGGCGCACTCCGTCAGCGGGCTCAAGGGGTCGCCGCCGGGCTACGTGGGCTACGGCACCGGCGGCGTGCTCACCGAGGCCGTGCGCCGCCGCCCCTACTCCGTCGTGCTGCTGGACGAGGTTGAGAAGGCGCATCCGGACGTGATGGAGCTCTTCTATCAGGTCTTCGACAAGGGGACGCTGGAGGACGGCGAAGGGACGCCGGTCGACTTCCGCAACACCATCATCTTCCTCACCTCCAACGTGGGCTCCGAGGCCGTGGCCGAGGCGTGCGCCCGCGAGGAGCGGCCGGACGCAGACGAGCTCGCCGAGCTGCTGCGCCCGAACCTGCTGCGCCGCTTCCGCCCCGCCTTTCTGGGCCGCCTCACCGTCGTGCCCTTCTTTCCGCTGGGCGACGCGGAGATCCGCGAGGTGGCGGAGCTGAAGCTGGCCGAGGTGCAGCGCCGTTTCTGGGAGGCGCACCGCGCGGAGCTGACCTACGACGAAGAGGTGGTGGCCGCGATCGCGGGGCGCTGCACCGAGGTGGACAGCGGGGCGCGCAACGTGGACCACATCCTCACGCAGTCCGTGCTCCCCGAGCTGAGCGTGGTGGTGCTGGAGCGGATGGCCGAGGGCGCCGCCGTCGAAGCCGTGCACCTGTCGCTGGACGACGCGGGGCGCTTCGTATTCCGCCCCCTCACCGCCCTCGTGCCGGCGTAA